The DNA region ggttccaaatattggggaagatgccagagctaaggatgatgttaaagagtttaagtatagccagttggaatttgtggtctgtatattttataatttcgttgaggataccatcaactctctctctctctctctctctctctctctctctctctctctctctctctctctctctctctctctctctctctctctctctctctctctctctctctctctctctctctctctctctcttcctccctctctctcttcctccctccctctctctcttcctccctctctctctctctctctctctctctctctctctctctctctctctctctctctctctctctctctctctctctctctctctctctctctctctctctctctctctctctctctctctctctctctctctctctctctctctctctctctctctctctctctctctctctctctctctcttactttctctctctcttactttctctcttactctctcaggTGGAGGTGTACAGTGTAAAGGTGGAGCATAAGGTGGCTTCTCGTTTCGCTCACACGGTCATAACCTCCAGTGCTCTGAACAAGGCCAACTCCTCTCAGGAAGTGTTCTTTGATGTGGATCTGCccaagaccgccttcatcaccaaCTTCAGCATGTCAGTCAGCACCCATGGCATGTGTAGAAGCCACGTTATGTGTAAAAATGATAACATCAATCCATAGGACTGTTACTCttcggtgtatgtgtgtgtctgtgtgtgagtgcatatgtgtttatgtttgtttgtttgaatgactgtgtttttgtatctCAGGGAGATAGAGGGTCAGACATACACAGGTAAGGTGAAGGAGAAGGAGCAAGCCAAGAAGCAATATCAGAAAGCTGTTTCCACAGGGCAGACTGCAGGACTGGTCAAGTGAGTCGAACAGGGTAATGAGGAGGGGGCAAACATGATGTTTCCATTACACCAAGCACTCCTATACTATTTTATCACAGCCTGTGTTTGAGTGTTTTGTTTCAACTGTGATCCTCCTACTGGGCCTGTGTTTGTGTACTCTAGGGCATCAGGGAGGAAGATGGAGAAGTTCTCCGTGTCTGTGAACATCGCGGCCAATAGTAACGTCACCTTCATTTTGACCCACGAGGAGTTGCTTCAGCGTAAACTGGGCCAGTACGAGATCATGACCCATGTCAAACCCAAGCAGCTGGTCCAGCACTTTGAGGTCTGTAGATGTGTACACTCTATACCCCAAAACAAAACTTTTGTCATCATCTTGACTCCTCAGTCCTGTGTCTCATCAGTCCTGTCCATGTCTCTGTGACAGATTGTGGCAGATATCTATGAACCCCAGGGAATTGCCTTCCTGGATGCCTATGGAACCTTCATCTCCAACGAGCTTCTCCCCCTGGTGGAGAAAACAGTCACCGACAAAAAGGTAAATTATGCTGTTCTGTTCTATGAAACAAATGCATGTGGAACATATCCTCCCAAAGAGATTAATACAATTctgtgttgttttgtgtttaaTTGTGTTGCCCTCCCTCACTCAGGCACACATCTCATTCTGCCCAACACTGGACCAGCAGAGGAAGTGCCCGGGTTGTGACGGCACCCTGATTGACGGGGATTTCTTCATCAAATATGATGTGAACCGAGCTGAGACCATCGGTGACATCCAGGTCAGCTGTGTTGAATATAATATAGGATCAGTATTTGGGTCAATTCCATCAATTCAGGGTGTTCATGTCATAATGATGTTCATTATACATCTTTTTCAGATAGTGAATGGGTACTTTGTGCACTTCTTTGCTCCTCCGGACTTACCCCGAGTTCCAAAGAATGTGGTGTTTGTGATCGATAGGAGTGGGTCAATGGGCGGAATCAAAATGCAGCAGGTAATAGAGAGAAATAGTGTgtctgagagaaagaaagaaagaaagagagagagaagatgaaagTGAGAGaatatgagagagggagagaagatgagagggagagagaagggtagaggaaACATATCACTTGGTTACAGTGCTGTAAAAGTAGTTCATGCTCAGATTGACCTGAGAGCCTTTGATCCCTCATAGACAAAGGAAGCTATGCTGAATATCCTGAATGACTTGGATGAGGACGACTACTTCGGAATTGTCATATTTGACTATCAAATCTCAACATGGAAGGAATCTCTGACCAAGGCCAACACGGAAAATGTGTCTGAAGCCCAAAAATTTGTCAAAGAAATAGATGACAGGGGAGGTGAGCCATTATGTGTTTATTGGGAATGGGGTGACTCATACAAAGAGAAATAATTAATGATGTTTCTGTCACTAGGACTTTAGTAGTGAACAATGGCAGTACAACACTTGGGCAAGCAGTATGATAAAAGTGAGGTGCATTTATGAGGGAACTTGCAAAAGGATATCTatcaaacatttatttttgataACACCTGGATTGATTTTGTGTGTTGTTCTCCTTTTAGTCACTAATATAAATGATGCTGTGATGAAAGCTGTGGACATGATaatgaaagacatacaagacaagAAGGTCCCGGAGAAGAGTGTGTCTATGGTTATCTTACTGACAGATGGAATGCCCAACTCAGGTGCCATTTTAACATTGAAGTAGCCATCTGATGTATTGCTCTATATTAGATCAAGCCAGTAAGGTCATGGTACATATGTTTACTGGTCCagccatgtgtgtttgtgtacaggaGAGTCTTCTGTACCACAGATTCAGCAGAATGTCCTTGGTGCTATGGGTGGGAACATGTCTCTGTTCTGTCTGGGCTTTGGGAATGACGTGGACTACTCCTTTCTGGATGTGATGTCTAGACAGAACCAGGGACTGGCCCGGAGGATCTACGAGGGCTCTGATGCCACTGTCCAGCTTCAGGTGTGGACCAGGGCTCTGTCCCAAATCTCACAATAGTAACTTTTCTGTGGTTTTCTGGTTTGACCATATCACTGATAGGGAGCATCACTGGATAGATGAAACTATTTAGGTCCTTGAGAGGTCTTATATAGATCCTACGTTTTGGCATTATTGATAATGTactgtaaaaaattataatagaCAAATGACTAGGTGATGTGTGCATTTGTGTCCCAGGGTTTCTATGATGAAGTGGCCAGCCCCCTCCTCTCCGAGGTGGACCTGCGTTACCCTGACAACCTGGTGAACTCTCTGACCACCAGTCACTACAAGCAGCTGTTCAACGGCTCAGAGATTGTGGTAGCTGGCCGGCTCACTGACAATAGCTTGGATAACTTCCTGGTGGAGGTGTTTGCACAGGGGGTGAGGAACAGGcaggcacaacacaacacaccacaccaccctgATACTGAGCTTAGAAAGATGGATCTTTCTTTGCACCTGAAGGGCATTGTGACTCAAGTATTGTACAATGCTCGACCCAACTAAtgcttctctctcactccttctctgtgTATAAtacctctttctcttctctctcacatCGTCACACTCTTTTTAGATCGAGGAGGACTTTATTGTCAAAGGCCAGGCCAGTGCCCAGGAGTGGGACATACTGTACCCTGAGCAGGAGTACATCTTTGGGGACTTCACTGAGCGTCTTTGGGCCTACCTCACCATCCAAGAACTGTTGAGCAAGAGGTCTGTGTGATCAGCTAACTGCTTTTAACTGCAAGTCTGGTGAACTCTCCAGAACTAAATGGTGGTTAAGCATTATCCAAATGCCTAAAACATACTGGTAGTTGAGAGCTTTGGGATCTAATGAATGGAGCTGGGTATATTAAAGTAACTCAATTCGTAAATATTCCATTATTTTCTGCCCCGCGGTGTAAGTTCAACCAAACCTAACCCAAGTTAAACCGAACCTAACCTCTAATCCAAACCTAATGCAATAGCACCACTCATCCTATGTTTCTATTGTCAGAGGGACTGGTACTGCGGAGGAGAAGGGAAATGCCACTGCCCAGGCTCTGGAGATGTCCCTGCAGTACAGCTTCGTCACCCCCCTTACCTCCATGGTGGTCACCAAGCCTGAGACTGACAAGGGGCCAGAGGGCCCCCTCATCGCCGACAAGCTGACCGAGGGTATGAGACCCAGTGGGTTGGGAGTGAAGAGGGGGCAGGGGGAGACAACCAGTACATCTGGCGTGTCTTATCTGACATGTTTATCTCAGTGGTTATGGAAATCCTTGCATCGATTGTCAAAGGTGTGTGTCTGACTGCTTTCTCCTGCTGCTGTTTGACAGATGAAAGGCAGAAAGCCCAGAAATTTGGTAAGCACATGCCATGAATGGACATGACTGTATCCTTCATCTAAATGGGTTTCTATGTCATTATAGTGGATCACCTGAATTTATGACATGGAAAGCTGACACCAAATTATTTGTGGTTAGAAACTGAGGATATTGCATCGTACTATACACCCTGTTATATTCAGAGTAAATCTATTAAATGCATTTTACCACTTTGAACGTGAACTTTATTTGCCATCTGACATCTTTGGTGTGATTTTCAGGTTATGCTGCACCCCAGCTGATGAGCAACACCTGGACGCACAGCAGGATCTCACCCACATACTTTGGTGAGTCCCACTTAATTCAGAGTGACCCTCCTGTCAGACATGGGTTACTTCGGGATTTTCTATCTGGTGGAACTGTCCCAAAAATGGGTTGCTTCACCAACTACAGTAATTTAGTATTTATATTTAGTATGTTCAATGCCCACCATGCTGTCATGCcacgacaaaaaaaaa from Coregonus clupeaformis isolate EN_2021a chromosome 12, ASM2061545v1, whole genome shotgun sequence includes:
- the LOC121578207 gene encoding inter-alpha-trypsin inhibitor heavy chain H3 yields the protein MSGVWTVLLLWGCVFLPALSHGALVISRDASTPQGSDGATRLLKKRSTDNVEVEVYSVKVEHKVASRFAHTVITSSALNKANSSQEVFFDVDLPKTAFITNFSMEIEGQTYTGKVKEKEQAKKQYQKAVSTGQTAGLVKASGRKMEKFSVSVNIAANSNVTFILTHEELLQRKLGQYEIMTHVKPKQLVQHFEIVADIYEPQGIAFLDAYGTFISNELLPLVEKTVTDKKAHISFCPTLDQQRKCPGCDGTLIDGDFFIKYDVNRAETIGDIQIVNGYFVHFFAPPDLPRVPKNVVFVIDRSGSMGGIKMQQTKEAMLNILNDLDEDDYFGIVIFDYQISTWKESLTKANTENVSEAQKFVKEIDDRGVTNINDAVMKAVDMIMKDIQDKKVPEKSVSMVILLTDGMPNSGESSVPQIQQNVLGAMGGNMSLFCLGFGNDVDYSFLDVMSRQNQGLARRIYEGSDATVQLQGFYDEVASPLLSEVDLRYPDNLVNSLTTSHYKQLFNGSEIVVAGRLTDNSLDNFLVEVFAQGIEEDFIVKGQASAQEWDILYPEQEYIFGDFTERLWAYLTIQELLSKRGTGTAEEKGNATAQALEMSLQYSFVTPLTSMVVTKPETDKGPEGPLIADKLTEDERQKAQKFGYAAPQLMSNTWTHSRISPTYFVDGDPHFMIELPEQEDALCFNIDDKPGTIFNLVRDQLAGILVNGQTIGDKKVAPDGKVNTYFGRFGIVHQGLGVRLEVTTHDITVSQDGKQAKLFWSDTASLKGANMDLQVTKDRSLTVTLRDSVRFVVILHKVWKQHPYHQDYLGFYTLDSHLLSPSVHGLLGQFYHGVQFEVRDMRPGEVPEKPDATMLVKGQELTVTRGWQRDFRWDVKNGENIPCWFIHSNGNGLIDGNHTDYIMSGLFKTV